The following is a genomic window from Chiloscyllium punctatum isolate Juve2018m chromosome 32, sChiPun1.3, whole genome shotgun sequence.
TGGGAACATCACATGACCACTCACGCCATGTGATCTGTTGCAcattacagaaattgctggagaaatacagcatgtctggcagcatctgtggagagagaaacttgAGATATCATTTTGAGTCCAGTTCTAAAGCAGAGTactctgtatttgtttcagatttccagcatcttcaggagCTTTCCTTAATTCGATGTGTTCCACGTCCCTGACCTACTGGCCACCTTCATTGCACATTATAACGAACTGATCAACTTTTCTAAATCACCTGCACCAACTCCCTTGGAGTGCTCATGGTTATTCATGCATTATCTATCAGTGAAGGGCTGTCTGTAATTTGATACATTGTCCTGGCCTTCTTCCTGTTTCCCCTATGAATGAAGAATTCAGTAGTAGTTTATTTACCAAGTGCTGCCACATGGCTGCATTTTTATTGTTCTTACTGGACCTTTTTTTGCATTTCTCCTTCAGTTGTAGCTCAGTGGTAGCACTTAGCACCGAGTCAGCAGTTTATGAGTTTGTATCTCACTTGAGGGATGTGAGCACAGAATATATGCACCAAATGGCACTGCAGAATTGTCAGGGAACCTAGTTCACTCCTAGCTGAGACAGAGAGCTGTGGAAGGAGGGAAAAGGCAGAATTTGATTAATGCAGCATCTGTATTTGAGGATCCCCACCCTTCCATACTCCCTGTCACCAACCGGACtccttcctcccattgaccaaccaggttgtaccctctacctgtcttcacctatccccacctcaccaccccgcCCCTGCCTCCCCCTTTGTCTGCAGCTCCCCCACACACccaaccccagtcctgaagaagagttacacccgaaatgtcgacttctctacctcctgatgctgcctggcttgtcgtgttcttccagcctcctgcctgtctatttcgGATTCCAGCATCTGAGTTTTTTTGTCTCCAATCCACTTAGCCATGGCTAACTTTTAAAGGAACATTGAAAAACAAGGAGCAGtatcagccctttgagcctgctccaccattcaatatgatcatggctgattatccaactcagtcccctgtgcCCACTTTCACCTCAAAACCTTTGAGTCCCTTTATTCTTAATAACGATATCTCCTTCTTGACTACACTCAATGTTTTGACCTTAATggactttctgtgacagagaattccacaggctcaccactgtctGCCTAAAGACAATACTccacatctcagtcctaaatgacctacCCCATATCCTTTCATTGTGACCCCTGATTCTGCATTCCCTATTCATTGAGAATGTCTTTTCTGCATCTGTCCTGTCTAGTCCATTTAGGACCTTAGAGGTTTCCATGCCATCCCTTCactctttctaaactccagtgaatatagtcttaACTAATCCGGTCTCTCTTCATATGTTAATCTTGCCATCcctggaatcagtctggtaaacctttgttgcccTTGCTTCATAGCCAGAATGTCCCTCCTCAgatacggagaccaaaactgaacataaatACTCCCAAGGATGGTCTCAGCAAGGCCCTTGtgaattgcagcaagacatccctgctcctgtactggaATTCTCTCACTGTAAAgggcaacataccatttgctGCCTTCACTGCCTGCTCACTTGCAATGCTTACTTTCCAGGACTGTTATATGAGGACCTCTGGGTCTCGTTGCACCTCCCCATCACCATTCAGATAGTGGCTGCTCTGATGCTTAGTTATTAGTGTTTTATGGGTCAGGCTGCCTGGTGGGAATTGAAAATCTGATAGTTCGGGAGGTTAAGCCAACCTCCAAGGTTCATGTGGCTAATTCCCAAGGTATGTTTCAGAGTGTTCGCTTTTTATTTCCTTAGGTTCCATCACCCCATCTTGAGCCCATTGGAGAGTAGCTTCCAGCTGGAGGTGGACGTGCTGGCTCAGCTGCTGAAGGCGCAAAATGAGATCAGTGAGTGGAAGTTCCTCCCATCGCTGCTGAACCTGCACAGCGCCCACtccaagctgcagagctgggggCAGACTTTTGAGAAGCAGCGGGAGACCAGGAAGCACCTATTCGGGGGCCAGACCCAGAAGGCCCTTCAGCCACCGCACCTCTTCCTGTGGCTGGCCAAGCTGAAGACCGCCCTGTTGGCCAAGTTCACCTTCTACTTCCACGAGGCGCTGGGCCGCCAGACCACCCCATCAGAAATGAAGGCCTTGACCGCAAAGACCAACCCGGATTACTGCGGCAAGATCTCAAGCTTCATTCGCAAGTACGATGCTGAGAATGTCTCGCTGATATTTGACAACAGGGGCTCCGAGACTTTCCAAGGCCACGGATACCACCACCCGCACTCATACAGGGAAGCACCCAAGGGGGTTGATCAATACCCAGCAGTTGTTTCCTTGCCCACTGACCGGCCCCTAATACACTGGCCCAACGTGATCATGATCATGACGGACCGAGCAGCAGAACTGAATACTTTGGACAAAATCGTCTACTTTTATGATGACAAGGTACAGAGCACCTACTTCCTGACCCGCCCCGAGCCCCAGTTCACCATTGTGGTCATCTTCGTCTCCAGGAAGTCGGAGAAAGACTCTCACTTTCTTTCCTTCCTCAACGAGCTCTCAAGCTCCCTGAAGAACTCCAAGCCCTTTGCCAGTCTGAAGCCAGGATCAAAAGGCTGAAGCCAGCTGCTCTGATCCCAGTAAAGGTATAGGTGCATCACGAGTGATGAGAAAAGGATGATTAGAGGTGGATTCTACTGGCAGTGGATTCCAGAGTCATTCGCCAGACTTGAGTCAAGTCTTTATCTGATACTGTCAGGGGAACTGGGACTCCAGTAATTGTTTGCAACTTTGGGATATTTAAGTCCTGTAACTTGCACCCAGCTAAGAATTGCGCAAACTATTTACCACAAATGTTTTCAGCAATGACCATGCTAATGCTAATTGATGTGAGGATACAACTTACAATTATGAAATAAACActtgaattcagtgcaaaggttGAGCTTTAATCCTATTTGTTGTTGGAAACGTGTTTGAACTCAGACTCAGGTGActaactatgtggagtttgcacattctccccgtgtctgcgtgggtttcctcccacagtctaaagatgtgcacttaggtgaattggccatgctaaattgcccatagtgttaggtaaggggtaaatgtaggggcatgggtgggttgcgcgtcagcgggtcggtgtggacttgttgggccgaagggcccgtttccacactgtaagtaatctaaaaaaaacatatTGAGGGCAAGAAACTCTGTCCTGGCATTTTATGAAGTCTTGGACTTGATCTCAAGCGAGTAGGGGAGGGTGTCTCTCAATCTCTTATTGCTTCTGAAGCACCCACTCCAATTTAAAAAAacatcatgggatgtgggtatcactggctgggccagtgtttattttgaatcactaattgcccttgagaaggtggcagtaACCGGTCTTGTATCGCTGCAGTCCATAAAGTGAATGTTCACCCGTTAacgctgttagggagggagtttccaagattttgacccagcaacactggaggaacagcaatatattttcaagtcaggatgatgagtgactCAGAGTAGAACCTGCAGGTGGTGCTGTCCCTgggtatctgttgcccttgttcttccaggtgacagtggtcatgggtttggaatgtcctgcctaaggagccttggtaaaattctgcagtgcatcttggaaatggtgcacactgctgctcctgcgaatctgtggtggagggactgaatatttatggatgtggtgccaatcatgcaggttgctttgtcctggatacaTATTTCTTGAGATTTTGTTGgacctatcggaaggatgttgtgaaacttgaaagggttcagaaaagatttacaaggatgtttccagggttggaggatttgagctatagggaggggctgaataggctggggctgttttctctggagtgtcgaaggctgaggggtgaccttctcgaggtttataaaatcatgagggacatggataggataaatagacaaggtcttttatcTGCGTTGGGgcggtccagaactagagggcataggtttagggtgagaggggaataatataaaagagatctaaggggcaactttttcacgcagagagtggtgcgtgtatggaatgagctgccagaggaagtatcggaggctagtacaattacaacatttaaaaggcagctggatgggtatatgaataggaagggtttggagggatatgggccgggaatagattgggtttggatatctggtcggcgtggacgagttggaccgaagggtccgtttggtgctgtacatctctatgactctataactgtactcatccaggcatgtAGAGATATCACATACCTGACTGATGGAcaggggagtcagaaggtgagttactcactgcaggattcctagattctgctctgctctcattgccacagtatttatatgggattagtggtgctggaagagcacagcagttcaggcagcatccaatgagcagcgaaatcgacgtttcgggcaaaagcccttcatcaggaataaaggcagtgagcctgaagcgtggagagataagctagaggagggtgggggtggggagagagtagcatagagtacaatgggtgagtgggggaggagatgaaggtgataggtcaagtaggagagggtggagtggataggtggaaaaggagataggcaggtcggacaagtccggacaagtcaaggagacagttactgagctggaagtttgaaactaggatgaggtgggggaaggggaaatgaggaagctgttgaagtccacattgatgccctggggttgaagtgttccgaggtgggagatgaggcgttcttcctccaggcgtctggtggtgagggagcggcggtgaaggaggcccaggacctctatgtcctcggcagagtgggagggggagttgaaatgttgggccatggggcggtttggttgattggtgcgggtgtctcggagatgttccataaagcgctctgctaggaggcgcccagtctccccaatgtagaggagaccacatcaggagcaacggatacaataaatgatattagtggatgtgcaggtaaaacgttgatggatatggaaggctcctttagggccttggatattTATATGGCCTAGTTtcatttcagtttctggtcaatgataacctccaGACTGTTGTATTCAACAATATTCAAGTTCTCTACAGTTGAATGGGGAAGACAGGTGTTGAGTTCATCAGAAGCCAAGCATCTTCCCCAAGAGAAAGGTAGGAATATCATGTTTCAAGGTCACTTTGCTTGTGCAGTGTGCACAAAGATACtcttcaatgaagagtgcaggagggaaTGTTCGGAACAACATGAGGTATATCTGAAAACGACAAAAATAGCAGGAACTCTGCATGATGGCATAGTcgatggagagagaaagggagttaaTACTCTGACACTAATATGACTCTTTGGAGTTGAACAGAGGTAGAAATATTATATTTTTGTTTTCATAAATATGTATATATTATATATAGAAACGTTATGCTATTGAAAAAGGTGGAAGGGTCAGGGAAAACCAATGGGAAGGGCAAAGTATGGTTAGAAGCTGGGACACTTCAATAATGCAGGTGTCATAGAACACAGTCAAAGGGACAGGGTCTGGGAGGAGTAAAGTAAGAAAGTGATCCAGAGTAGGTTTAAATATCAAACTGAATGCTCTGCCTTAAAGTAAAGTCATGATTAAGGATGCAGACTGCTCCTTAGCAGAAAGAAGTACTGAAGCCAATGGCAATTGGGAGAAACTCTGTAATGAATGAAATTGTAtgtagcacaaaggaagatgattgtaCTTGTTGAGGGTTGTCCCAGTCTCAGGACATtgctgtaggagttcctcagggtagtgtcccggGCTCAACTAACTTCAGTTACTTTGTCATTGACCTTCCCTCATTTGTGGGATGAGAGGTGAGAGTGTTCGCTGATGGCCACCAAATGTTCAGCACTTTTCAGACACTGAATCCATACATgttcatgtgcagcaagacctggacaacactGAGGCATAGGCTGATAAGTGGTAAATAAATTtctgccacacaagtgccaggcaatgaccattacCCAGCAAGAGAGAAGCTAACAATTGCCCCCTTGGCATCATTGTCACAGAAtttcccactgtcaacatcctgcgGGCTACCCATTGGCAAACAACTATACTGGGTCAGTACGGCTGCAAcgtaacctcccaactcctatactcaatactctgaccaataaaggaaagcataccaaagcccgccttcactatcctatctacctgcgactctactttcaaggagctatgaacctgtactccaaggtctctttgctgagcaacactccccaggaccatatcgttaagcgtataagtcctgctctggtgtgcttttccaaattgcagcacctcactttaatcaaaattaaactccatctgctactcctcagcccattggcccagctgatcaagatcccattgtattctgagataaccctctttgctgtaaagtacacctccaattttggtgttatctgtaaacttactaactatacctcttatgttcacatccaaatcatttatataaatgatgaaaagtagtggacccagcaccgatccttgtggcactccactggtctccagtctgaaaaacaaccctccaccaccaccctctgtcttctaatttcggggcagttctgtatccaaatggctagttctccttatattccatgagatctaaccttgctaaccagtctctcatggggaaccttgttgaacaccatattgaagtccatatagattaagaccaccgttctgccctcatcaatcctctttgttacttcttcagaaaacgcaatcaagttcatgagacatgatttcccacacacaaagccatgatgactatccctaaatcagtgcttgcctttccaaatacatgtaaatcttgtccctcaggattccctccaacaaattgtccaccattgacgtcaggctcactggcttgtagttccctggcttttccttaccacctttcttaaatagtggcaccacattagccaagctccagtcttctagcacctcacctgtgactatcagtgaTCCAAAtagctcagcaaggggcccagcaatcacttccctagcttcccacagaattctagggtacacctgatcagaccATGAGGATtgatccacttttatgcatttcaagacgtcCAGTACCTCCttcttcaagatgtcaccatctatttccccacattctaaaTACCATGGTTACAAATTAAGGGATTCTGTGGTGGATGACTCACCTCATGTTGCTCCAAAGCCTGGGCATCATCtataaggtacaagtcaggagtgtgatgggatattCTCCACTTTCCTGGATACGTGCAGCATAACTCAAGCTTGACACCACGCAAGACAAAGCAGCTATTGTCACTCAGACCTCATCTACACAGTAGCAGCCATGCATCATCTACAACATGCATTGTAGCAACTCATTGAAActcagacagcacattccaaactctCAGCCTCTGCTGCCTATAAGGACatggttaaaaatcatacatctggttatagtccaacaggtttatttggaagtactagctttcagagcggtgCTCCACCAAGTAACCTCCACATcataaaaggacaagggcagcagatacatgtgaaCACCAGCACCTGCCAGTTTCCCTCAAAGCCACATGCCATGCTGACTTTAAAGTATATCACTGttcctgtagtttctctatcTCAGCCTATAGTTACCTGCTATTTGTCTCTTTCCCTTTTTAAATGGCTTTATATTgcagttttccaattctctggAAGTCCTTGATTCCTGGAAGATTGCTACCAGTGCAGCCACTGCCTCTTGTAGCTGCTGTT
Proteins encoded in this region:
- the kics2 gene encoding KICSTOR subunit 2; translation: MSDPPAGLGPVPVEQAVLETFFSQLGVCSHDRAKDYVEREKESSRSAGPSWSGILAALAHLAAAEKAYHSMGFLGQKLGGQSFFSRKDSIRSIYTSLHSELRKLATTAQNSATGNPPYLEELLSHLSEQLCFFIQARMEIADFYEKMYSLSTQKSIHSTEVVHALEAILQKYSSRFHHPILSPLESSFQLEVDVLAQLLKAQNEISEWKFLPSLLNLHSAHSKLQSWGQTFEKQRETRKHLFGGQTQKALQPPHLFLWLAKLKTALLAKFTFYFHEALGRQTTPSEMKALTAKTNPDYCGKISSFIRKYDAENVSLIFDNRGSETFQGHGYHHPHSYREAPKGVDQYPAVVSLPTDRPLIHWPNVIMIMTDRAAELNTLDKIVYFYDDKVQSTYFLTRPEPQFTIVVIFVSRKSEKDSHFLSFLNELSSSLKNSKPFASLKPGSKG